A genomic window from Flavobacterium sp. I3-2 includes:
- the trxA gene encoding thioredoxin, producing MALEITDATFEEVVLKSDKPVVVDFWAEWCGPCKMLGPVIEELSGDFEGKVVVGKVDVDANQDFASQYGVRSIPTVLIFQNGEIVGRQVGVAPKQTYADAISALL from the coding sequence ATGGCATTAGAAATAACAGATGCTACTTTTGAAGAAGTAGTATTAAAATCAGATAAACCAGTAGTTGTTGATTTTTGGGCAGAGTGGTGTGGTCCTTGTAAAATGTTAGGTCCAGTAATTGAAGAATTAAGTGGAGATTTCGAAGGAAAAGTGGTTGTAGGTAAAGTTGATGTTGATGCAAATCAAGATTTCGCTTCTCAATACGGAGTTAGAAGTATTCCTACAGTATTAATTTTCCAAAACGGAGAAATCGTAGGTCGTCAAGTAGGTGTTGCTCCAAAGCAAACTTATGCAGATGCAATCAGTGCTTTGTTGTAA
- a CDS encoding energy transducer TonB has translation MKLLKLFILLFTFVTFNSNAQDVSNIKTFVQQKAGPHEGLQEFYENFVKEFKVPKLPSNQNQLKLVVKFIVEKDGSFSDITVPDQSEEIVYEIIRVLSKMPKWKPGYHEGEPVRSSFNLPVTIRLNDYDENEENFKKDVAAYRTVLKKYTQETDYFKFDCNCVTLTTVIEPDGISEFFQYETLDKIGLYNIGIKKFQKVNKKAFFKDLIKQISKGEVKYKKVKLGDTEALDVEWSETWEGNMVCNRSIFFFEDDILYTLNFASNSTEITNIVFEELLQSFQIKQ, from the coding sequence ATGAAGCTTTTAAAATTATTTATTTTACTTTTTACATTCGTTACTTTTAATTCAAATGCACAGGATGTTTCCAATATAAAAACTTTCGTTCAACAAAAAGCTGGTCCACATGAAGGTTTACAAGAATTTTACGAAAACTTTGTTAAAGAATTTAAAGTACCAAAGCTACCTTCAAATCAGAATCAATTAAAACTTGTTGTGAAATTCATTGTTGAAAAGGATGGTTCTTTTTCAGATATTACCGTTCCTGACCAATCAGAAGAAATTGTATACGAAATTATACGTGTTTTGTCTAAAATGCCTAAATGGAAACCTGGTTATCATGAAGGCGAACCCGTTCGTTCTTCTTTTAATCTTCCTGTTACAATAAGATTAAATGATTATGATGAGAATGAAGAGAATTTTAAAAAAGATGTCGCAGCTTATCGTACGGTTTTAAAAAAATACACGCAAGAAACCGATTATTTTAAGTTTGATTGTAATTGTGTTACGTTAACGACAGTTATTGAACCAGATGGAATTTCCGAATTTTTTCAGTATGAAACTTTGGATAAAATTGGTTTGTATAATATTGGGATTAAGAAATTTCAAAAAGTTAATAAAAAAGCATTTTTTAAAGACTTGATTAAACAAATTTCAAAAGGTGAGGTTAAATATAAAAAAGTAAAACTAGGAGATACGGAAGCTTTAGATGTCGAGTGGTCTGAGACTTGGGAAGGTAATATGGTTTGTAACCGTTCGATTTTCTTTTTTGAAGATGATATTTTATATACTTTAAATTTTGCTTCAAATAGTACAGAAATAACAAATATTGTCTTTGAAGAATTACTTCAATCTTTCCAAATCAAACAATAA
- a CDS encoding energy transducer TonB: MKYFKIFLLFFIFSFSVSEAQEVIVESAFDQRAEPYEGLAVFRKNFINKLNVSKANGNAVNITLKFVIDVDGSFTDITVSKDKYDLGKDVILALKKMPKWKPAYDKGKPIRSTFTMPIVIEADDRQDFIETIFDEKLENVEMETLFFKFSCNCIASEQQIDETDIKYQFEYLTNTGMYKLVVIKADENNFEQIKYYQRDFLDSREIQIEEVEYLGVHSLNYDEALDIEEGVFYSKNRFFYKDDLVYMLFYMSKDKTETERVFNELLESFQIKK; encoded by the coding sequence ATGAAATACTTTAAAATATTTCTGTTGTTCTTTATCTTCAGCTTTTCTGTTTCAGAAGCTCAAGAAGTGATAGTAGAATCAGCATTTGACCAAAGAGCTGAACCATATGAAGGGTTAGCAGTTTTTCGTAAAAATTTTATTAATAAATTAAATGTAAGTAAAGCAAATGGCAATGCCGTTAATATTACATTAAAGTTTGTTATTGATGTTGATGGTTCGTTCACCGATATAACGGTAAGTAAAGATAAATATGACTTAGGTAAAGATGTTATTTTAGCACTAAAAAAAATGCCTAAATGGAAACCAGCTTATGATAAAGGTAAGCCAATTCGTTCCACATTTACAATGCCGATAGTTATCGAAGCTGATGACCGTCAAGATTTTATTGAAACTATTTTTGATGAGAAACTAGAAAATGTAGAAATGGAAACATTATTTTTTAAATTCAGTTGTAATTGTATTGCATCAGAACAACAAATTGATGAAACGGATATAAAATATCAATTTGAATATTTAACAAATACCGGAATGTATAAATTGGTTGTAATCAAGGCAGACGAAAATAACTTTGAACAAATTAAATATTATCAGAGAGATTTCTTAGATTCTCGTGAGATTCAAATTGAAGAAGTTGAATATTTAGGAGTTCATTCTTTGAATTATGATGAAGCTTTAGATATTGAGGAAGGTGTCTTTTATTCTAAAAATAGATTTTTTTACAAAGATGATTTGGTCTATATGCTTTTTTATATGTCCAAAGATAAAACTGAAACAGAGCGTGTATTTAACGAATTACTGGAGTCATTTCAAATTAAAAAATAA
- a CDS encoding energy transducer TonB: protein MTSFYGNAQQDKKIEDDKVYSLVQKKASPQEGFKVFHQNFKEEFDLHSSLPEHNSVKFTFEFIVEKDGSLSDIIVQGVDELYAKEAIRVLKTFDKWIPAQENNVIVRSKFRLPITIYIPKELIPELGSVMARPDEGLSSFMDNFWNEFKFEKDLIPNGEIGSFTINFTVEADGSLTNIFVTEDKFNIAADVERVIKLMPKWKPATKNNKDIKSQFYIPVEINLDKNTKSYWKAI from the coding sequence ATGACGTCATTTTATGGAAATGCGCAACAAGATAAAAAGATAGAAGATGATAAAGTCTATTCATTAGTTCAAAAAAAAGCATCACCTCAAGAAGGGTTTAAAGTATTTCATCAGAATTTTAAAGAGGAATTTGATTTACACTCGTCATTACCTGAACATAATTCTGTAAAATTTACTTTTGAATTTATAGTTGAAAAAGATGGTTCTTTGTCAGATATAATTGTGCAAGGAGTTGATGAACTTTATGCTAAAGAAGCTATAAGAGTTTTGAAAACTTTTGACAAATGGATTCCAGCTCAAGAAAATAATGTAATTGTTAGGTCTAAGTTTAGATTGCCAATTACTATTTATATACCTAAAGAATTAATACCTGAACTTGGGTCTGTTATGGCAAGACCAGATGAAGGTCTATCTTCATTTATGGATAATTTTTGGAATGAGTTTAAATTTGAAAAAGATTTAATTCCAAATGGTGAAATAGGGAGTTTTACAATAAATTTTACAGTTGAAGCAGACGGAAGTCTTACTAATATATTTGTAACAGAAGATAAATTTAATATAGCAGCTGATGTAGAAAGGGTTATTAAGTTGATGCCAAAATGGAAACCCGCAACAAAAAATAATAAAGATATTAAATCGCAATTTTATATACCAGTAGAAATAAATCTAGATAAGAATACAAAATCGTATTGGAAGGCAATTTAA
- a CDS encoding energy transducer TonB: MNYLKLFLVFIFMTSFYGNAQPKDVLPTPEFKAEPVDGMRNLYLNFIEKFNSPKIASNQNEIKVKLSFFVETDGSLSEITAEGETEEIRNEMIRVMKLLPNWKPAMTNGEPIRSRFIMPITIKVTKDNPPKK; the protein is encoded by the coding sequence ATGAACTATTTAAAATTATTTTTAGTATTTATTTTTATGACGTCATTTTATGGAAATGCACAACCTAAAGATGTTTTACCAACGCCAGAATTTAAAGCAGAACCAGTTGATGGAATGCGAAATTTGTATTTGAATTTTATAGAAAAATTTAATTCTCCAAAAATAGCTTCTAATCAAAACGAGATTAAAGTTAAACTGAGTTTTTTTGTAGAAACAGACGGTTCTTTATCTGAAATTACGGCTGAAGGTGAAACCGAAGAAATTCGTAATGAAATGATTCGTGTAATGAAATTATTACCTAATTGGAAACCTGCGATGACTAACGGAGAACCTATTCGTTCAAGATTTATCATGCCAATTACCATAAAAGTAACCAAAGATAATCCGCCTAAAAAATAA
- a CDS encoding DUF456 domain-containing protein has translation MEYILLLLSFILIISGLIGSLLPVLPGPSLSWIGLLVLYFTKGIEMNYWILGIALILTILITILDFVIPAQGTKRFGGSKYGVWGTNIGLIIGILFPIPFGFILGPFVGAFIGELIYKRDDSKRALKAATGSFIGFLASTFMKFVVCMAFLGFYIKEVIVNWNIWF, from the coding sequence ATGGAATATATATTACTATTACTGAGTTTTATATTGATTATATCTGGTCTTATAGGAAGCTTATTACCTGTTTTACCAGGACCATCACTAAGTTGGATTGGACTTTTAGTTTTGTATTTTACTAAGGGAATCGAAATGAATTATTGGATTTTAGGAATTGCACTAATTCTTACAATACTAATTACAATTTTAGATTTTGTAATTCCGGCACAAGGTACCAAGCGTTTTGGAGGGAGTAAATATGGCGTTTGGGGAACCAATATCGGTTTGATAATTGGTATTCTATTTCCAATTCCATTTGGTTTCATTTTAGGTCCGTTTGTTGGTGCATTTATCGGCGAGTTAATATACAAACGTGACGATTCTAAAAGAGCTTTAAAGGCTGCAACAGGTTCGTTTATCGGTTTTTTAGCTTCTACTTTTATGAAGTTTGTAGTTTGTATGGCTTTTTTAGGTTTTTATATCAAAGAAGTTATTGTAAATTGGAATATTTGGTTTTAA
- a CDS encoding lysylphosphatidylglycerol synthase domain-containing protein → MKILNNKAKQFLTLIIKLTIIGLAFYFVKNQLAEKPLNLDILRESLNGKYAYLYIFIILLLTFLNRFIEILKWRNLIQVIEKISIWESTKQVLSAITLGIFTPNGIGEYAGKVLFYKKEDAGKVILLNMICNGVQVIYAISFGLIGVFYINHLHNFIPDIYFLYLFLILSAAVILILSIKNIQIKGFSLESIFKYIGEIKKSIHRKNLILAFCRYFVLMNQYYFLYKLFDVEIPYFVLIGVVSAVYLLASSLPNFQIIDFALKGSVAIFLFGLFGVNEWVIAIVATLIWMLNLVIPISIGSLFVLFYKPNKTIQEK, encoded by the coding sequence ATGAAAATTCTCAACAACAAAGCTAAACAATTCTTAACATTAATTATTAAACTTACCATTATTGGTTTGGCTTTTTATTTTGTTAAAAATCAGTTGGCAGAAAAGCCTTTGAATTTAGATATTTTAAGAGAAAGCTTAAACGGAAAATATGCGTATTTGTATATTTTTATCATTTTGTTGTTGACGTTTTTAAATCGATTTATCGAAATTTTAAAGTGGCGAAATTTAATTCAGGTTATTGAAAAGATTTCGATTTGGGAATCAACCAAGCAAGTTTTAAGCGCCATTACTTTAGGAATCTTTACTCCAAACGGAATTGGAGAATACGCTGGAAAAGTTTTATTTTATAAAAAAGAAGATGCCGGAAAAGTGATTCTTTTGAATATGATTTGCAACGGTGTTCAGGTTATTTATGCGATTTCTTTCGGATTAATTGGCGTTTTTTACATCAATCATTTACATAATTTTATTCCTGATATTTATTTCTTGTATTTATTTTTGATTTTAAGCGCTGCTGTAATTTTAATTTTAAGCATCAAAAATATTCAAATTAAAGGTTTTTCGCTTGAATCGATTTTTAAATACATTGGAGAAATCAAAAAAAGTATTCATCGTAAAAACTTGATTTTAGCTTTTTGTCGCTATTTTGTTTTGATGAATCAATACTACTTTTTATACAAATTATTCGATGTAGAAATTCCTTATTTTGTTTTAATCGGAGTTGTTTCGGCGGTTTATTTATTAGCTTCTTCGTTACCTAATTTTCAGATTATCGATTTTGCTTTAAAAGGAAGCGTTGCTATTTTCTTGTTTGGATTATTCGGTGTAAACGAATGGGTAATTGCGATTGTTGCAACTTTAATTTGGATGTTGAATTTAGTGATTCCAATTAGCATCGGAAGTTTGTTTGTACTTTTTTATAAACCCAATAAAACTATTCAAGAGAAATAG
- the ruvC gene encoding crossover junction endodeoxyribonuclease RuvC encodes MSTERIILGIDPGTTIMGFGLIKVVKNKMEFIQLNELQLSKMDDHYMKLRRIFERTIELIDTHHPDEIAIEAPFFGKNVQSMLKLGRAQGVAMAAGLSRDIPITEYEPKKIKMAITGNGNASKEQVAKMLQQLLGLKELPKNLDSTDGLAAAVCHFFNSGKTVVGKSYSGWESFVNQNQERVTKK; translated from the coding sequence TTGAGTACAGAACGCATTATATTAGGAATCGATCCTGGAACAACCATCATGGGTTTTGGGTTGATCAAAGTGGTAAAAAACAAAATGGAATTTATTCAGTTAAACGAATTACAACTGAGTAAAATGGACGATCATTATATGAAATTGCGTCGTATTTTTGAACGTACCATTGAGTTGATTGACACGCATCATCCGGATGAAATTGCGATTGAGGCCCCGTTTTTTGGTAAAAATGTACAATCGATGTTGAAGCTAGGACGTGCCCAAGGTGTTGCCATGGCGGCAGGTTTATCTCGCGATATTCCGATTACCGAATACGAACCTAAAAAAATTAAAATGGCCATTACAGGAAACGGAAATGCATCGAAAGAACAAGTAGCAAAGATGTTACAGCAATTGTTAGGTTTGAAAGAATTACCTAAAAATCTCGATTCTACCGATGGTTTGGCAGCTGCAGTTTGTCATTTTTTTAATTCAGGAAAAACCGTTGTCGGAAAATCTTATTCAGGTTGGGAATCATTTGTTAATCAAAATCAAGAGCGCGTAACCAAAAAATAA
- the hemW gene encoding radical SAM family heme chaperone HemW — MAGIYIHIPFCKQACHYCDFHFSTTMKKKDEMIAALIHEIHLRKNEINEPVETIYFGGGTPSVLSNAEIDAILETIFSLFDVVENPEITLEANPDDLNTDRIIELSKSKINRLSIGIQSFYEEDLQLMNRAHNAEEALQCLKTATQYFDNISIDLIYGMPNMSLDKWRSNVNLALSLNIPHISSYALTVEPKTALATLIKKGKIANTDDGLAHEHFLALVEMLENAGFVHYELSNFGKPEYFSKNNSAYWLRKKYVGIGPSAHSFDGENRSWNIANNAIYIQKIQANELPNEVETLSIQDRYNEYVMTGLRTIWDVSLSKIDNDFGTAYLNYLLENAAYFIKKEQLIIENNVLKTTLKGKFFCDGIASELFMID, encoded by the coding sequence ATGGCAGGTATTTACATTCATATTCCGTTTTGCAAGCAAGCTTGTCATTACTGCGATTTTCATTTTTCTACAACGATGAAAAAGAAAGATGAAATGATTGCGGCTTTGATTCATGAAATTCATTTGCGTAAAAATGAAATTAACGAACCTGTTGAAACGATTTATTTCGGTGGTGGAACACCAAGTGTGCTTTCGAATGCTGAAATTGATGCAATTTTAGAAACGATATTTTCTTTGTTTGATGTTGTTGAAAATCCTGAAATTACTTTAGAAGCGAATCCTGATGATTTAAATACAGACCGAATTATCGAATTATCGAAATCTAAAATCAACCGGTTGAGTATTGGAATTCAATCTTTTTATGAAGAAGATTTACAATTGATGAATCGCGCGCATAATGCAGAAGAAGCTTTGCAATGTTTGAAAACCGCGACCCAATATTTTGATAATATTTCGATTGATTTAATTTACGGAATGCCGAATATGAGTTTAGATAAATGGCGTTCAAACGTAAATTTAGCTTTGAGTTTAAACATTCCGCATATTTCGAGTTATGCTTTAACAGTTGAACCAAAAACCGCTTTGGCAACTTTAATTAAAAAAGGGAAAATAGCGAATACCGATGATGGTTTGGCTCACGAACATTTTTTAGCTTTGGTTGAAATGCTTGAAAATGCTGGTTTTGTGCATTACGAATTATCTAATTTTGGAAAACCTGAGTATTTTTCTAAAAACAATTCAGCTTATTGGTTAAGAAAAAAATATGTAGGAATTGGACCATCGGCGCATAGTTTTGACGGCGAAAACCGTTCGTGGAATATTGCCAATAACGCCATTTATATTCAGAAAATCCAAGCAAACGAATTGCCTAATGAAGTGGAAACCTTAAGTATTCAAGATCGTTATAACGAATATGTAATGACGGGTTTACGAACTATTTGGGACGTCTCGTTATCGAAAATTGATAACGATTTTGGAACTGCTTATCTAAATTATCTTTTAGAAAACGCTGCTTATTTCATCAAGAAAGAACAATTAATTATTGAAAATAACGTTTTAAAAACAACTTTAAAAGGAAAGTTTTTCTGTGACGGAATAGCTTCTGAATTGTTTATGATTGATTAG
- a CDS encoding cyclase family protein has translation MKTSIQHNHKTYEIDLSKPLDISLPIQNNEQNPIAWYLDKPEIIPVVMGDFVGSVSSGKSSTNFNNILFNPHGHGTHTECLGHITKDFYSINQTLKQFFFIVELISVEPQTFESDFIITKNQIEKALNGKTPEALVIRTMPNLSDKKHKNYSNSNPAYLTEEAAIYIREIGVKHLLIDLPSVDKEVDEGKLLAHKAFWNVQNTQIVNEDARFDCTITELIFVEDAIKDGAYVINMQIASFENDASPSKPILYQIF, from the coding sequence ATGAAAACAAGTATTCAACACAATCATAAAACCTACGAAATAGATTTATCTAAACCTTTAGATATTTCGTTACCAATTCAAAACAACGAGCAAAACCCAATTGCTTGGTATTTAGATAAACCTGAAATTATTCCAGTGGTTATGGGAGATTTTGTAGGAAGCGTTTCTTCAGGGAAATCATCAACCAATTTTAATAATATTTTGTTTAATCCGCACGGACACGGAACGCATACCGAGTGTTTAGGGCATATTACCAAAGATTTTTATTCGATCAATCAAACCTTAAAACAATTCTTTTTTATAGTTGAATTGATTTCGGTTGAACCTCAAACTTTCGAATCGGATTTTATCATTACAAAAAATCAAATCGAAAAAGCTTTAAACGGAAAAACACCTGAAGCTTTGGTTATTCGTACGATGCCAAATCTTTCCGATAAAAAGCATAAGAATTATTCGAATTCAAATCCGGCATATCTAACCGAAGAAGCTGCAATTTACATTCGAGAAATAGGAGTGAAGCATTTGTTGATTGATTTGCCAAGCGTAGATAAAGAAGTTGACGAAGGTAAATTGTTAGCGCATAAGGCTTTTTGGAATGTGCAAAATACACAAATTGTTAATGAAGATGCACGTTTTGATTGTACAATTACCGAACTTATTTTTGTTGAAGATGCAATTAAAGATGGTGCTTATGTTATTAATATGCAAATAGCTTCGTTTGAAAACGATGCGTCGCCAAGTAAACCTATTTTATATCAAATATTTTAG
- a CDS encoding MmcQ/YjbR family DNA-binding protein, producing the protein MQLDQFYDFCLNLKGTTEHFPFDEDTLVFKVGGKIYALSSLSEWENGNPKVNLKCDPEKAIELRESYSGIEAGYHMNKKHWNTVKINEDVPLVLLRELIQQSYDLVFKSLSKKAQIEVNEN; encoded by the coding sequence ATGCAACTCGATCAGTTTTACGATTTTTGTTTGAATTTAAAAGGAACCACCGAACATTTTCCGTTCGATGAGGATACGTTGGTTTTTAAAGTTGGCGGTAAAATCTATGCACTTTCTTCGCTTTCTGAATGGGAAAACGGAAATCCGAAGGTGAATCTTAAATGCGATCCTGAGAAGGCAATTGAACTTCGCGAAAGTTATTCAGGAATCGAAGCGGGTTATCACATGAACAAGAAACATTGGAATACAGTTAAAATTAACGAAGATGTTCCGTTGGTTTTGCTTCGTGAATTGATCCAACAGTCGTATGATTTGGTATTTAAAAGTTTGTCTAAGAAAGCACAGATTGAAGTTAATGAAAATTAA
- a CDS encoding PH domain-containing protein, with the protein MLDNLKKILNEDQDPKAIEKITEKLDNLLMQGEEIGYIGVQKKPALTVFPDSIVMTNKRIIICKPKNLGLSMSFTDYDWQEIVAPMVKENLLGSEFSFVTKTDITETIDYIPKNQARKLYTFAKEQLELSKQSTLFSKFEAHVEEAEIVIDEAEIIPEVVVEEVTDFSSLIEQPKQLIATDDFKEEVAEVIAQNQEMAKENKSLNQLTKEELFEKLQNYKKLLDNGLILQGEYDALKNEIIKFL; encoded by the coding sequence ATGTTAGATAATTTAAAAAAGATTTTAAACGAAGACCAAGATCCAAAAGCAATAGAAAAAATCACTGAAAAGTTAGATAATCTTTTAATGCAAGGTGAGGAAATTGGTTACATTGGTGTTCAGAAAAAACCTGCTTTGACGGTTTTTCCTGATAGTATTGTGATGACTAATAAAAGGATCATTATTTGTAAACCTAAAAATTTAGGATTGTCAATGAGTTTTACAGATTATGATTGGCAAGAAATTGTTGCGCCAATGGTTAAGGAAAATTTATTAGGATCTGAATTTTCTTTTGTAACAAAAACCGATATTACAGAAACCATCGATTATATTCCAAAGAATCAAGCTAGAAAATTATATACGTTTGCTAAAGAACAATTGGAATTGAGCAAGCAATCAACTTTGTTTTCAAAATTCGAAGCTCACGTCGAAGAAGCAGAAATTGTAATAGACGAGGCAGAAATAATTCCTGAAGTTGTTGTTGAGGAAGTGACTGATTTTTCTTCTTTAATTGAGCAGCCTAAGCAATTGATTGCAACTGATGATTTCAAAGAAGAAGTTGCCGAAGTAATTGCTCAAAATCAAGAAATGGCAAAAGAAAATAAATCTTTAAATCAATTGACAAAAGAAGAATTATTTGAAAAACTTCAGAATTATAAAAAACTATTAGATAACGGTTTAATTCTTCAAGGCGAATATGATGCGTTAAAAAATGAAATAATTAAGTTTTTATAA
- a CDS encoding energy transducer TonB, protein MKKFFLFCFTSILAPLGSYGQIENDSTTIDYKEEIIRAKPVDGLDNFKLKFAESFSIPTERILEINRKQLSLIISFQVDENGKLDNVKVLNDKYKLTPEISQIFKTLPDWIPSQRNGINVSSYTSIPITINFSLPDYEKSENSIEKRRALEAEYRAFYYEFNTHMIYPRDFWERYYYKKGAYDTGENKTSNEFRYMIEFTINEEGKFENIKTIVDKKPDEYLNKAVKRALAKCTPWEPAVENGKKVKSTMKLPVTLSIKK, encoded by the coding sequence ATGAAGAAGTTTTTTTTATTTTGCTTTACTTCTATTCTAGCTCCATTGGGCAGTTATGGACAGATAGAAAACGATTCAACAACTATTGATTACAAAGAAGAAATAATCAGAGCGAAACCTGTAGATGGCTTAGATAATTTTAAATTAAAATTTGCCGAGTCCTTTTCAATTCCTACAGAACGAATTTTAGAAATCAACCGTAAACAACTAAGCTTAATTATTTCTTTTCAAGTAGACGAAAATGGTAAACTAGACAATGTAAAAGTTTTAAACGATAAATATAAATTGACGCCTGAGATCAGTCAAATTTTTAAAACGCTTCCTGATTGGATTCCTTCGCAAAGAAATGGGATAAACGTTTCTTCATACACTTCAATACCAATAACTATAAATTTTAGTTTACCAGATTACGAAAAAAGCGAAAATAGTATTGAAAAAAGGAGAGCGCTTGAGGCAGAATATAGAGCCTTTTATTATGAATTCAATACGCATATGATTTATCCGAGAGATTTTTGGGAAAGATATTATTATAAAAAAGGCGCTTACGATACAGGAGAAAATAAGACTTCGAACGAGTTTAGATATATGATTGAATTTACCATCAATGAAGAAGGTAAATTTGAAAATATCAAAACAATTGTAGATAAAAAACCTGACGAATATTTAAACAAAGCAGTAAAAAGAGCGCTTGCCAAATGTACTCCTTGGGAACCTGCAGTTGAGAATGGCAAAAAAGTTAAATCAACTATGAAATTACCTGTTACACTTTCTATAAAAAAATAA
- a CDS encoding energy transducer TonB: MKKILTLLLFSFYLFTYAQEDDNRIYFEVDQIATYQGGYANFNKYISDNINCKVKINKREKNQIQLRFIVEKNGEIKNVEILSEKPFVCSKEIGQAIKKCPYWKAARKNNLPVRSIVQMDVNFEK, from the coding sequence ATGAAAAAAATTTTAACTCTTCTGTTATTTTCTTTTTATTTATTTACATATGCTCAAGAAGATGACAATCGCATTTACTTTGAAGTAGATCAAATAGCTACGTATCAAGGTGGATATGCTAATTTCAACAAATACATTTCGGATAACATCAATTGTAAAGTAAAAATCAATAAAAGAGAAAAAAATCAAATTCAACTTAGATTTATTGTTGAAAAAAATGGAGAGATTAAAAACGTAGAAATTCTTTCAGAAAAACCATTTGTTTGTAGTAAAGAAATTGGACAAGCTATAAAAAAATGTCCTTATTGGAAAGCGGCACGAAAAAACAATTTACCCGTCAGATCTATTGTACAAATGGATGTAAATTTTGAAAAATAA
- a CDS encoding alpha/beta fold hydrolase, giving the protein METFTYKNTQISYTESGKGSALVFLHGFLENKNMWTSYVNYFNAKYRVITIDLFGHGESENFGYIHTMEDQADMIYALLSELRIRKATLIGHSMGGYVALAFAELYPDHVRSLVLINSSTRSDSNERKFNRDRAIQVVKKNATAFISMAINNLFSDSARELFADQIDLIREQALKTSVQGVVAALEGMKIRNDREVLLHFGPYSKLIVTGKQDLIAPESEILDETKEADVTTFVLDCGHMAPLEKESELIQILQNFFKKK; this is encoded by the coding sequence GTGGAAACGTTTACATATAAAAACACTCAAATTAGTTATACAGAATCTGGAAAAGGTTCAGCTTTAGTTTTTTTGCATGGTTTTTTAGAAAATAAAAACATGTGGACATCTTATGTAAATTATTTCAATGCTAAATATCGTGTCATAACAATTGATTTATTTGGTCACGGTGAATCTGAAAATTTTGGATACATTCACACCATGGAAGATCAAGCAGATATGATTTATGCTTTGCTTTCTGAATTACGAATTCGAAAAGCAACTTTAATTGGGCATTCAATGGGTGGTTATGTAGCTTTAGCTTTTGCAGAATTGTATCCGGATCATGTTCGTAGTTTGGTTTTGATTAACTCGTCAACACGTTCTGATTCTAATGAACGTAAGTTTAATAGAGATCGTGCAATTCAGGTTGTCAAAAAAAATGCAACTGCTTTTATTTCTATGGCAATTAATAATTTGTTTTCTGATTCGGCTCGAGAATTGTTTGCTGATCAGATTGATTTAATTCGTGAACAAGCTTTGAAAACTTCTGTTCAAGGAGTTGTAGCTGCTCTTGAAGGAATGAAAATTAGAAATGATCGAGAGGTTTTATTGCATTTTGGACCTTATTCAAAATTAATTGTAACTGGTAAACAAGATTTAATTGCACCAGAATCTGAAATTTTAGACGAAACAAAAGAAGCCGATGTAACTACTTTTGTTTTAGATTGTGGTCACATGGCTCCGTTAGAAAAAGAATCTGAATTAATTCAAATCTTGCAAAATTTTTTTAAGAAAAAATAA